The DNA region TAGATTGCCGGCAAGTGTCGAAACTTCGACGTTTACTCTTGGCAACATGACGTTTTTCCAACTCTCGCTGAAGGGCAGATAAGCTCCAGCGATGGTGGCCGAGGGGCTGCCTGAAGCCCTGAGTGACCTGGAATGGGGCGAGGTGTCGGTCGGGCGTCTGGGGCGGACTGTGCCGGAACGGGAACGGACGCCTGGAGGCTCATAGACCCTTGTCGGTTTAAATGATTTCCCGAGCCAAACAGCTTATTTAGAAAGGCATGCGTCAGAACGCTCCAGTAGGATGCCCCTGTGAACAAAGCCCTTCCTTTGCTGCTGTTGCTGGCCGCCACTGCTGCGCAGGCTCAATCCACGGGTTGCCTTAACCAGTCGGCCCGTGTCACCAGCGTGTACCGCGGAGAGCAGCTTTTCAGTCTCTGCACCGCCGATTCCCAGGTAAGCTACTCGCTGACCGACCGGATTCCCCGCCTGGTGGTGGAGGTTCTGACTCCAGCCAAGCTGCAGGGCACCGTCAGCCGCGAGGACGACTTCCGGGCAGACGTTCGTTTGCCCCTGAATGCCCGCGTAGACCTCAACGACTACCGTGGCAGTGGCTACGACCGGGGCCACCTGGCCCCAGCTGCGGACTTCAAGTACAGCGCTACCGCCATGAGCAACTCGTTCTTACTCAGCAATATCGCCCCGCAGGAACCGAGCTTCAACCAGCAGGCCTGGAACGGTCTGGAGGATGCCACACGGGCCTGCGCCCAACAGACCGGCAAGCTGACGGTCCTTACCGGCACCTTGGGTAAATCAGGCAGCCTGAACGGACGGGGGAGAGTGACCATCCCCGCCAGCTTCTTCAAAATGTGGACCGACGGTCAGGATTACCGTCTGTGGGTCATGCCGAACGTAGCCATCAACAAACTCACTGGTCAGCAGTACGGACAGTACGAAGTGAGCATCAAGCAGTTGCAAACCTACTGGCCGGAGTTCAGTGTGGGTCTGCCATTAAATGCGGCTCAACCTGGCAAGCTCTGCCCAGGAGCGATTCCTTTGAAACAGATCGGCAGTACTCCGGCGGTGCGTCCAGCCACCCCACCCAGGCCAGCGGCTCAACCGGCCTATCTACCGCCCAGGAACGACGCACCCTACTATGCCAACTGTGCGGCAGCGAAAGCGGCGGGAGCTGCACCTTTGCGCCGGGGTCAGCCTGGGTACCGCGCAGCGATGGATAGGGATGGAGACGGGGTGGCCTGCGAATAAGAAATAGGGGAGAGTTTATCTCTCCCTCGCAACTCTTGGCTCATCACTTAACGTCGTACAGATACACCACGGTTTGGCCGTCATGAGGCGCGAACGCGAACCGTAGTCCCTTGTCCGCTTTCCAGACAGTAAAGGGATTGGTGGCCATGGCGCGGGTCACGCCGTCGGTTTTGACCGGGTCCCATAGGGGCACTGGGTAGTGGTACGGAAAATCCTTCAGGCTACGTTCGAAGATTCCGTAGCTGCAAGCAGTTTAACCCAGGGGTAGGTGTACCCCAGACTGGAATGCCTTCTCTCAGAGTTGTACCAGTTTTTAAACTTCGTGCTGAACGCACGAAGCTGGGCAATATTCGTCAATTCTTCCCGGAACACGCCGTCATATTTGAAGGTCCGGTTGAGCCTTTCCAGGATGCCCATTCCTCCCTTCTGTGAGACCTTGGCCCGTACCCAGTGGCCCAGCTCCTGACAGGCCGCCTGGAATGCGCCAGACGTAAAATCTGAGCCACCATCAG from Deinococcus radiophilus includes:
- a CDS encoding DNA/RNA non-specific endonuclease is translated as MNKALPLLLLLAATAAQAQSTGCLNQSARVTSVYRGEQLFSLCTADSQVSYSLTDRIPRLVVEVLTPAKLQGTVSREDDFRADVRLPLNARVDLNDYRGSGYDRGHLAPAADFKYSATAMSNSFLLSNIAPQEPSFNQQAWNGLEDATRACAQQTGKLTVLTGTLGKSGSLNGRGRVTIPASFFKMWTDGQDYRLWVMPNVAINKLTGQQYGQYEVSIKQLQTYWPEFSVGLPLNAAQPGKLCPGAIPLKQIGSTPAVRPATPPRPAAQPAYLPPRNDAPYYANCAAAKAAGAAPLRRGQPGYRAAMDRDGDGVACE
- a CDS encoding integrase core domain-containing protein is translated as MAELKVQRPVPRKKRRPSACPTSIVLWPAARRVQIDATRLSLPDGICWAYLVLDVESRALLHIEVVRNLSASSAVTALQRGVYVLHHLGIHEQLLIMTDGGSDFTSGAFQAACQELGHWVRAKVSQKGGMGILERLNRTFKYDGVFREELTNIAQLRAFSTKFKNWYNSERRHSSLGYTYPWVKLLAATESSNVA